Proteins encoded together in one Lathyrus oleraceus cultivar Zhongwan6 chromosome 5, CAAS_Psat_ZW6_1.0, whole genome shotgun sequence window:
- the LOC127084116 gene encoding uncharacterized protein LOC127084116, with amino-acid sequence MSKSKPQRKPTTITNHVSQKENQKPQKTEKQPSWAVVRGFLACKNVEIQKQQQQKEAKQQPQPQPQPQHVAETKQPKKKQEPRKLKEERVSEDNNKKCKKMKCSGSLCNNTGMMSKPETTITTTTSAAAATSTTRTTTDIHKKKASLGGSKTNLASSSSRSMKAPLNELNGRTASALSSSSQSAASSNSSGAGSFRGMPFRRLSGCYECRMVVDPVLGFTRDSSLRSSICSCPDCGEVMKTESLEHHQAVKHAVSELGPEDTSKNIVEIIFHSSWLKKQSPVCKIDRILKVHNTQKTITKFEEYRDSIKAKATNLSKKHPRCIADGNELLRFHCTTFVCSLGLNGSSNLCNSTPQCNVCSIIKHGFKLSSGGEGILTTATSGKAHDKASSVLDVSGYAGNDEKRAMLVCRVIAGRVKKNTEGGSNGMEEYDSVSAGDVGAYSNLDELYVYNPRAILPCFVVIYRGF; translated from the exons ATGAGCAAATCCAAACCTCAAAGAAAGCCTACTACTATTACTAATCATGTAAGCCAGAAAGAAAACCAAAAGCCTCAGAAAACTGAGAAACAACCCTCTTGGGCAGTTGTTAGAGGCTTTTTGGCTTGTAAGAATGTTGAAATCCAAAAACAGCAACAGCAGAAGGAAGCAAAACAGCAACCACAACCTCAACCACAACCTCAACATGTAGCAGAAACAAAACAACCTAAGAAGAAACAGGAACCGAGAAAGCTGAAAGAGGAAAGAGTCTCAGAAGACAACAACAAGAAATGCAAGAAAATGAAATGTTCAGGTTCACTGTGCAACAACACTGGAATGATGTCCAAGCCAGAAACAACAATAACAACGACAACATCAGCAGCAGCCGCCACatcaacaacaagaacaactaCAGATATTCACAAGAAAAAGGCATCACTTGGTGGCTCCAAAACCAACCTGGCTTCAAGTTCTAGCAGATCCATGAAAGCTCCTCTTAATGAACTTAATGGAAGAACCGCTTCAGCTTTGTCGTCTTCTTCGCAATCAGCAGCATCTTCTAACTCATCCGGCGCTGGTTCTTTTAGAGGAATGCCGTTTAGGAGACTCTCCGGTTGTTACGAGTGTCGAATGGTTGTTGACCCTGTCCTTGGTTTCACCAGAGACTCTTCTCTTAGAAGCTCCATTTGTTCTTGTCCTGATTGTGGTGAAGTCATGAAAACTGAAAGCCTTGAACATCATCAAGCTGTCAAACATGCAG TTTCTGAGCTGGGTCCAGAAGATACAAGCAAGAACATAGTGGAAATCATATTTCATTCAAGCTGGCTAAAGAAGCAATCTCCGGTCTGCAAAATCGACCGCATCCTTAAAGTCCACAACACACAGAAAACCATAACAAAATTCGAAGAGTACAGAGACTCAATCAAAGCGAAAGCAACCAATCTCTCGAAAAAACACCCCCGCTGCATAGCAGACGGAAACGAGTTACTAAGGTTTCACTGCACGACCTTTGTTTGTTCTTTAGGCCTAAACGGTTCCTCGAATCTCTGCAACTCAACACCGCAATGCAACGTCTGCAGCATAATAAAACACGGGTTTAAGTTGAGTAGTGGAGGGGAAGGGATATTGACGACAGCGACGAGTGGCAAAGCACACGACAAAGCCAGTAGTGTTTTAGATGTTTCAGGTTATGCGGGCAATGATGAGAAGAGAGCAATGTTAGTTTGTCGGGTGATAGCAGGGAGAGTGAAGAAGAACACGGAAGGTGGTAGTAATGGTATGGAAGAGTATGATTCGGTGAGTGCTGGTGATGTTGGTGCTTATTCAAATTTGGATGAGTTGTATGTCTACAACCCTCGAGCTATTTTGCCTTGCTTTGTTGTAATCTATAGAGGCTTTTAA